Proteins from a genomic interval of Rattus norvegicus strain BN/NHsdMcwi chromosome 2, GRCr8, whole genome shotgun sequence:
- the LOC120100841 gene encoding guanine nucleotide exchange factor MSS4-like, which translates to MEPCELQNELVSAEGRNRKAVLCQRCGSRVLQPGTALFSRRQLFLPSMRKKPDLVDGSNPDGDLLEKHWLVNDMFIFENVGFTKDVGNVKFLVCADCEIGPIGWHCLDDKNSFYVALERVSHE; encoded by the coding sequence ATGGAACCCTGCGAGCTGCAGAACGAGCTAGTGTCAGCCGAAGGCCGAAACCGGAAGGCGGTGCTGTGCCAGCGTTGTGGCTCTCGGGTGCTGCAGCCAGGAACTGCTCTTTTCTCTCGCCGGCAGCTTTTCCTCCCCTCCATGAGGAAGAAGCCGGATCTGGTGGACGGCAGCAATCCTGATGGTGATCTCCTCGAGAAACACTGGCTGGTTAATGACATGTTCATCTTTGAGAACGTGGGCTTTACCAAGGACGTGGGCAACGTCAAGTTTCTAGTCTGTGCAGACTGTGAGATTGGACCCATTGGCTGGCATTGCCTAGATGACAAGAACAGCTTCTATGTGGCCTTGGAGCGAGTTTCCCACGAGTAA